Proteins from a single region of Nerophis lumbriciformis linkage group LG36, RoL_Nlum_v2.1, whole genome shotgun sequence:
- the LOC133576809 gene encoding protocadherin beta-15-like, producing MAHTRRIVHSCSFIFFFVLLDCAHGDLSYSVQEELKRGSIIGNIAKDLGLEVGKLSARKPRVDMERNDKQYCGINLRTGDLIVADRIDREEHCGEKPSCVLRFDLLLENPLELHKLSLQVQDVNDNAPMFPKDVVRLEISESADKGAKYRLNAANDADIGTNSVQRYILQQNANFLFHIQTTNSGSKFGELILDKELDREEQQDLKLLLTAVDGGSPPRSGTVVIHIIVLDANDNAPVFTQAVYTSSVKEDAALKTPVITVSASDADEGVNGEVTYEFSKMSDKSRKMFSLNDKTGEIFVIGEIDYEEGSTHELFVEAKDGYGLSSETKVVININDVNDNAPVINLKSLSNPVPENVSPGTEVGIINVQDRDSEKNGQVRCSLQQNIPFKLVPSIKNYYSLVTTGKLDRELVSDYNITISATDEGSPSLSSFKSLHLSVADINDNPPVFEEQSYSAYVSENNKAGSTLCSVKARDPDWRQNGTVIYSLLAAEVNGASVSSYVSVNGDTGVIHAVRSFDYEHLRSFKVHVMARDNGSPPLSSNVSVSVFISDVNDNSPQILYPSPEGNSFMTELVPKAAHGGSVVSKVIAVDADSGQNAWLSYHIVKSTDPGLFTIGLHSGEIRTQRDISESDSMKQNLIVAVKDNGQPPLSATCSMYLLISDNLAEVPELKDISYEEKNSKLTSYLIIALVSVSTFFLTFIIIVLGVRFCRRRKPRLLFDGAVAIPSAYLPPNYADVDGTGTLRSTYNYDAYLTTGSRTSDFKFVSSYNDNTLPADQTLRKSPSDFVDDLHDSFDPLELRQVGWSFDYQLLKGSMKFPPLEVFEDGWLQISLSLFN from the exons ATGGCGCACACACGTCGCATTGTTCACAGCTGCAGCTTCATCTTTTTCTTTGTTCTGCTCGATTGTGCACACGGGGACCTGAGCTATTCTGTACAAGAGGAGCTGAAACGCGGATCTATCATTGGAAATATCGCCAAGGATCTCGGATTGGAGGTGGGGAAACTGTCTGCTCGCAAGCCTCGTGTCGACATGGAAAGAAATGACAAACAGTATTGCGGAATAAACCTCCGGACAGGAGATTTAATTGTTGCTGACAGGATCGACCGAGAGGAGCATTGCGGTGAAAAACCTTCCTGTGTTCTAAGATTTGATCTGCTGCTGGAGAATCCTTTAGAACTACACAAGTTGTCTCTGCAAGTGCAGGACGTGAATGACAATGCGCCAATGTTCCCTAAAGATGTTGTGAGGCTGGAAATTAGTGAGTCAGCTGACAAAGGAGCTAAATATCGCCTTAATGCAGCAAATGATGCAGATATCGGCACAAATTCTGTGCAAAGGTACATTTTACAACAAAATGCTAATTTTCTGTTTCATATTCAGACAACCAATTCTGGCAGTAAATTCGGTGAGCTGATTTTGGATAAGGAATTAGACAGAGAAGAACAGCAGGATTTAAAATTACTCCTTACGGCAGTGGATGGTGGTTCTCCTCCCAGATCTGGTACAGTAGTCATACATATCATTGTACTTGATGCTAATGACAACGCCCCAGTTTTTACTCAGGCTGTTTATACATCATCCGTCAAAGAAGACGCCGCACTTAAAACACCAGTTATTACTGTGAGCGCATCAGATGCAGACGAGGGTGTAAATGGCGAAGTAACATACGAGTTCAGCAAAATGTCTGATAAATCACGAAAAATGTTTTCTCTCAATGATAAAACCGGAGAAATATTTGTTATAGGCGAGATTGATTATGAAGAGGGATCAACGCATGAATTGTTTGTCGAAGCAAAAGATGGTTATGGACTTTCTTCTGAGACAAAAGTCGTAATTAATATAAATGATGTAAATGACAATGCTCCTGTGATCAATTTAAAGTCACTGTCTAATCCAGTACCAGAGAATGTGTCACCTGGTACAGAGGTGGGCATCATTAACGTTCAGGACAGAGACTCTGAGAAGAACGGACAGGTCCGCTGTTCCCTTCAACAAAATATCCCCTTTAAGTTAGTTCCTTCTATTAAAAACTATTATTCTCTGGTGACTACTGGAAAACTGGACCGTGAACTAGTGTCTGATTACAACATTACAATCAGTGCCACTGACGAGGGATCTCCTTCTCTGTCTTCCTTTAAAAGTCTTCACTTATCTGTAGCAGACATCAACGACAACCCACCTGTGTTTGAGGAACAGTCCTACAGCGCATATGTGAGTGAAAATAACAAAGCTGGCTCCACTTTATGTTCCGTTAAAGCTCGAGACCCCGACTGGAGACAGAACGGTACCGTGATTTATTCTCTGTTAGCTGCTGAGGTGAACGGTGCCTCGGTGTCTTCCTATGTATCTGTTAACGGAGACACAGGTGTGATCCACGCTGTCAGGTCGTTTGATTATGAACACCTGAGGAGTTTTAAAGTCCACGTCATGGCCAGAGACAACGGTTCTCCTCCGTTGAGCAGCAACGTGAGCGTCAGTGTGTTCATATCGGATGTTAATGACAACTCTCCTCAGATACTGTACCCCTCCCCAGAGGGTAACTCCTTCATGACCGAGCTGGTCCCCAAAGCTGCACACGGAGGCTCTGTGGTGTCCAAAGTGATAGCGGTGGATGCAGACTCCGGACAGAACGCCTGGCTGTCCTATCATATAGTCAAGTCCACTGATCCGGGACTTTTCACCATTGGTCTCCACAGTGGAGAGATCAGGACCCAGCGGGACATTTCTGAATCTGACAGCATGAAACAGAACCTGATTGTGGCAGTGAAAGATAACGGACAGCCCCCTCTCTCTGCCACCTGCtccatgtatttacttatttctgATAACTTGGCTGAGGTCCCAGAACTGAAGGACATTTCTTATGAGGAGAAGAATTCCAAACTGACGTCTTATCTGATCATCGCGCTCGTGTCTGTGTCCACCTTCTTTCTGACCTTCATCATCATCGTCCTGGGTGTGAGGTTTTGTCGCAGGAGAAAGCCCAGACTGTTGTTTGATGGAGCAGTTGCCATCCCCAGCGCGTATCTGCCTCCTAATTACGCAGATGTTGATGGCACAGGAACTTTACGCAGCACCTACAACTATGACGCCTACTTGACAACAGGTTCTAGAACCAGTGACTTTAAGTTTGTGTCTTCTTACAATGACAACACGCTGCCTGCTGACCAGACTCTGAGGAAAAGTCCTTCTGACTTTGTTGATGATCTTCATGATTCTTTCGACCCTTTGGAG CTTCGCCAAGTGGGCTGGAGTTTTGACTACCAGCTGTTGAAAGGGAGTATGAAGTTCCCCCCTTTAGAGGTTTTTGAGGATGGTTGGCTTCAGATCTCGCTGTCCTTGTTCAATTGA
- the LOC133576811 gene encoding protocadherin beta-15-like: MAHTRRIVQSCSFIFFFVLLDCAHGDLSYSVQEELKRGSIIGNIAKDLGLEVGKLSARKPRVDMERNDKQYCGINLRTGDLMVADRIDREEHCGEKPSCVLRFDLLLENPLELHKLSLQVQDVNDNAPIFPNDVVRLEISESADKGAKYRLNAAHDADMGTNSVQSYILQQNANFVFHIQTTNSGSEYGELILDKELDREEQQDLKLFLTAVDGGSPPRSGTVVIHIIVLDANDNAPVFTQAVYTSSVKEDAALKTPVITVSASDADEGVNGEITYQFSRMSDKSRNIFSLNDKTGEIFVMGEIDYEEGSTHDVFVEAKDGYGLSTLTKVVIDINDVNDNAPVINLKSLSNPVPENVSPGTEVGIINVQDRDSEKNGQVRCSLQQNIPFKLVPSIKNYYSLVTTGQLDRELVSEYNITISATDEGSPPLSSSKSLLLSVADINDNPPVFEEQSYSAYVSENNKAGSTLCSVSARDPDWRQNGTVIYSLLAAEVNGAPVSSYVSVNGDTGVIHAVRSFDYEHLRSFKVHVMARDNGSPPLSSNVSVSVFISDVNDNSPQILYPSPEGNSFMTELVPKAAHGGSVVSKVIAVDADSGQNAWLSYHIVKSTDPGLFTIGLHSGEIRTQRDISESDSMKQNLIVTVKDNGQPPLSATCSMYLLISDNLAEVPELKDISYEEKNSKLTSYLIIALVSVSTFFLTFIIIVLGVRFCRRRKPRLLFDGAVAIPSTYLPPNYADVDGTGTLRSTYNYDAYLTTGSRTSDFKFVSSYNDNTLPADQTLRKSPSDFVDDLHDSFDPLEVVHMVSVETSSRFTQALVVLCNTHYWTLVFFRALKEED, from the exons ATGGCGCACACACGGCGCATTGTTCAGAGCTGTAGCTTCATCTTTTTCTTTGTTCTGCTCGATTGTGCACACGGGGACCTGAGCTATTCTGTACAAGAGGAGCTGAAACGTGGATCTATCATTGGAAATATCGCCAAGGATCTCGGATTGGAGGTGGGGAAACTGTCTGCTCGCAAGCCTCGTGTCGACATGGAAAGAAATGACAAACAGTATTGCGGAATAAACCTCCGGACAGGAGATTTAATGGTTGCTGACAGGATCGACCGAGAGGAGCATTGCGGTGAAAAACCTTCCTGTGTTCTAAGATTCGATCTGCTGCTGGAGAATCCTTTAGAACTACACAAGCTGTCTCTGCAAGTGCAGGATGTGAATGACAATGCGCCGATTTTCCCTAATGATGTTGTGAGGCTGGAAATTAGTGAGTCAGCTGACAAAGGAGCTAAATACCGCCTTAATGCAGCACATGATGCAGATATGGGCACAAATTCTGTCCAAAGCTACATTTTACAACAAAATGCTAATTTTGTGTTCCATATTCAGACAACCAATTCTGGCAGTGAATATGGTGAGCTGATTTTAGATAAGGAATTAGACAGAGAAGAACAGCAGGATTTAAAATTATTCCTTACAGCAGTGGATGGTGGTTCTCCTCCCAGATCTGGTACAGTAGTCATACATATCATTGTACTTGATGCTAATGACAACGCCCCAGTTTTTACTCAGGCTGTTTATACATCATCTGTCAAAGAAGACGCCGCACTTAAAACACCAGTTATTACTGTGAGTGCATCAGATGCAGACGAGGGTGTAAATGGCGAAATAACATACCAGTTCAGCAGAATGTCTGATAAGTCACGaaatattttttctctaaatgataaAACCGGAGAAATATTCGTTATGGGCGAGATTGATTATGAAGAGGGATCGACGCATGACGTGTTTGTTGAAGCTAAAGATGGTTATGGACTTTCAACTTTGACAAAAGTAGTAATTGATATAAATGATGTAAATGACAATGCTCCTGTGATCAATTTGAAGTCACTGTCTAATCCAGTACCAGAGAATGTGTCACCTGGTACAGAGGTGGGCATCATTAATGTTCAGGACAGAGACTCTGAGAAGAACGGACAGGTCCGCTGTTCCCTTCAACAAAATATCCCCTTTAAGTTAGTTCCTTCTATTAAAAACTATTATTCTCTGGTGACTACTGGGCAACTGGACCGTGAACTAGTGTCTGAGTACAACATTACAATCAGTGCCACTGATGAGGGCTCTCCTCCTCTGTCCTCCTCGAAAAGTCTACTTTTATCTGTAGCAGACATCAACGACAACCCACCTGTATTTGAGGAACAGTCCTACAGCGCATATGTGAGTGAAAATAACAAAGCTGGCTCAACTTTATGTTCCGTTAGTGCTCGAGACCCCGACTGGAGACAGAACGGTACCGTGATTTATTCTCTGTTAGCTGCTGAGGTGAACGGTGCCCCAGTGTCTTCCTATGTATCTGTTAACGGAGACACAGGTGTGATCCACGCTGTAAGATCGTTTGATTATGAACATTTGAGGAGTTTTAAAGTCCACGTCATGGCCAGAGACAACGGTTCTCCTCCGCTGAGCAGCAACGTGAGCGTCAGTGTCTTCATATCGGATGTGAATGACAACTCTCCTCAGATACTGTACCCCTCCCCAGAGGGTAATTCCTTCATGACAGAGCTGGTCCCCAAAGCTGCACACGGAGGCTCTGTGGTGTCCAAAGTGATAGCGGTGGACGCAGACTCCGGACAGAACGCCTGGCTGTCCTATCATATAGTCAAGTCCACTGATCCGGGACTTTTCACCATTGGTCTCCACAGTGGAGAGATCAGGACCCAGCGGGACATTTCTGAATCTGACAGCATGAAACAGAACCTGATTGTGACAGTGAAAGATAATGGACAGCCCCCTCTCTCTGCCACCTGCtccatgtatttacttatttctgATAACTTGGCTGAGGTGCCAGAACTGAAGGACATTTCTTACGAGGAGAAGAATTCCAAATTGACATCTTATCTGATCATCGCGCTGGTGTCTGTGTCCACCTTCTTTCTGACCTTCATCATCATCGTCCTGGGTGTGAGGTTTTGTCGCAGGAGAAAGCCCAGACTGTTGTTTGATGGAGCAGTTGCCATCCCCAGCACGTATCTGCCTCCTAATTACGCAGATGTTGACGGAACCGGAACTTTACGCAGCACTTACAACTACGACGCCTACTTGACAACAGGTTCTAGAACCAGTGACTTTAAGTTTGTGTCTTCTTACAATGACAACACGCTGCCTGCTGACCAGACTCTGAGGAAAAGTCCTTCCGACTTTGTTGATGATCTTCATGATTCTTTCGACCCTTTAGAGGTAG TGCACATGGTGTCAGTAGAGACCAGCAGCAGATTCACGCAGGCTTTGGTTGTGCTGTGCAACACTCATTATTGGACTTTAGTGTTCTTCAGAGCGTTAAAGGAGGAGGACTAA
- the LOC133576808 gene encoding protocadherin beta-15-like encodes MAHTRHIVHSCSFIFFFVLLDYAHGDLSYSVQEELKRGSIIGNIAKDLGLEVGKLSARKPRVDMERNDKQYCGINLRTGDLMVADRIDREEHCGEKPSCVLRFDLLLENPLELHKLSLQVQDVNDNAPIFPNDVVRLEISELAVKGAKYRLNAANDADIGTNSVQRYILQRNANFVFHIQTTNSGSKYGELILDKELDREEQQELKLLLTAVDGGSPPRSGTVVIHIIVLDANDNAPVFTQAVYASSVKEDAALKTLVITVSASDADEGVNGEVTYQFSRMSDKSRNIFSLSDKTGEIFVISEIDYEEGSTHEVYVEAKDGYGLSSETKVVININDVNDNAPVINLKSLSNPVPENVSPGTEVGIINVQDRDSEKNGQVRCSLQQNVPFKLVPSIKNYYSLVTVGQLDRELVSDYNITISATDEGSPPLSSSKSLLLSVADINDNPPVFEEQSYSAYVSENNKAGSTLCSVKARDPDWRQNGTVIYSLLATEVNGAPMSSYVSVNGDTGVIHAVRSFDYEHLRSFKVHVMARDNGSPPLSSNVSVSVFISDVNDNSPQILYPSPEGNSFMTELVPKAAHGGSVVSKVIAVDSDSGQNAWLSYHIVKSTDPGLFTIGLHSGEIRTQRDISESDSMKQNLIVAVKDNGQPPLSATCSMYLLISDNLAEVPELKDISYDEKNSKLTSYLIIALVSVSTFFLTFIIIVLGVRFCRRRKPRLLFDGAVAIPSAYLPPNYADVDGTGTLRSTYNYDAYLTTGSRTSDFKFVSTYNDNTLPADQTLRKSPSDFDDDLPHSFDLLEVRTFCNVMSMSG; translated from the coding sequence ATGGCGCACACACGTCACATTGTTCACAGCTGCAGCTTCATCTTTTTCTTTGTTCTGCTCGATTACGCACACGGGGACCTGAGCTATTCTGTACAAGAGGAGCTGAAACGCGGATCTATCATTGGAAATATCGCCAAGGATCTCGGATTGGAGGTGGGGAAACTGTCTGCTCGCAAGCCTCGTGTCGACATGGAAAGAAATGACAAACAGTATTGCGGAATAAACCTCCGGACAGGAGATTTAATGGTTGCTGACAGGATCGACCGAGAGGAGCATTGCGGTGAAAAACCTTCATGTGTTCTAAGATTTGATCTGCTGTTGGAGAATCCTTTGGAACTACACAAGTTGTCTCTGCAAGTGCAGGACGTGAATGACAATGCGCCGATTTTCCCTAATGATGTTGTGAGGCTGGAAATTAGTGAGTTAGCTGTCAAAGGAGCTAAATATCGCCTTAATGCAGCAAATGATGCAGATATCGGCACAAATTCTGTTCAAAGGTACATTTTACAACGGAATGCTAATTTTGTGTTCCATATTCAGACAACCAATTCTGGCAGTAAATACGGTGAGCTGATTTTGGATAAGGAATTAGACAGAGAAGAACAGCAGGAATTAAAATTACTCCTTACAGCAGTGGATGGTGGTTCTCCTCCCAGATCTGGTACAGTAGTCATACATATCATTGTACTTGATGCTAATGACAACGCCCCAGTTTTTACTCAGGCTGTTTATGCATCATCTGTCAAAGAAGACGCCGCACTTAAAACACTAGTTATTACTGTGAGTGCATCAGATGCAGACGAGGGTGTAAATGGCGAAGTAACATACCAGTTCAGCAGAATGTCTGATAAGTCACGAAATATTTTTTCTCTCAGTGATAAAACCGGAGAAATATTTGTTATAAGCGAGATTGATTATGAAGAGGGATCGACACATGAAGTGTATGTCGAAGCAAAAGATGGATATGGACTTTCTTCTGAGACAAAAGTTGTAATTAATATAAATGATGTAAATGACAACGCCCCTGTGATCAATTTAAAGTCACTGTCTAATCCAGTACCAGAAAATGTGTCACCTGGTACAGAGGTGGGCATCATTAATGTTCAGGACAGAGACTCTGAGAAGAATGGCCAAGTCCGCTGCTCTCTTCAGCAAAATGTCCCTTTTAAATTAGTTCCTTCAATTAAAAACTATTATTCTCTGGTGACTGTTGGACAACTGGACCGTGAACTAGTGTCTGATTACAACATTACAATCAGTGCCACTGATGAGGGCTCTCCTCCTCTGTCCTCCTCGAAAAGTCTCCTTTTATCTGTAGCAGACATCAATGACAACCCACCTGTGTTTGAGGAACAGTCCTACAGTGCATATGTGAGTGAAAATAACAAAGCTGGCTCCACTTTATGTTCCGTTAAAGCTCGAGACCCCGACTGGAGACAGAACGGTACCGTGATTTATTCTCTGTTAGCCACTGAGGTGAACGGTGCCCCAATGTCCTCCTATGTATCTGTTAACGGAGACACAGGTGTGATCCATGCTGTCAGGTCATTTGATTACGAACACTTGAGGAGTTTTAAAGTCCACGTCATGGCCAGAGACAACGGTTCTCCTCCACTGAGCAGCAACGTGAGCGTCAGTGTGTTCATATCGGATGTGAATGACAACTCTCCGCAGATACTGTACCCCTCCCCAGAGGGTAACTCTTTCATGACAGAGCTGGTCCCCAAAGCTGCACACGGAGGCTCTGTGGTGTCCAAAGTGATAGCGGTGGACTCGGACTCCGGACAAAATGCCTGGCTGTCCTATCATATAGTCAAGTCCACTGATCCAGGACTTTTCACCATCGGTCTCCACAGTGGCGAGATCAGGACCCAGCGGGACATTTCTGAATCTGACAGCATGAAACAGAACCTGATTGTGGCAGTGAAAGATAACGGACAGCCGCCTCTCTCTGCCACCTGTtccatgtatttacttatttctgATAACCTGGCCGAGGTCCCAGAACTGAAGGACATTTCTTATGACGAGAAGAATTCCAAGCTGACGTCTTATCTGATCATCGCGCTGGTGTCTGTGTCCACCTTCTTTCTGACCTTCATCATCATCGTCCTGGGAGTGAGGTTTTGTCGCAGGAGAAAGCCCAGACTGTTGTTTGATGGAGCAGTTGCCATCCCCAGTGCGTATCTGCCTCCTAATTACGCAGATGTTGATGGCACAGGAACTTTACGCAGTACCTACAACTATGACGCCTACTTGACAACAGGTTCTAGAACCAGTGACTTTAAGTTTGTTTCTACTTACAACGACAACACGCTGCCTGCTGACCAGACTCTGAGGAAAAGTCCTTCTGACTTTGATGATGATCTTCCTCATTCTTTTGACCTTTTGGAGGTAAGAACCTTTTGCAATGTCATGTCAATGTCCGGATAA
- the LOC133576810 gene encoding protocadherin beta-15-like, with the protein MAHTRRIVQSCSFIFFFVLLDCAHGDLSYSVQEELKRGSIIGNIAKDLGLEVGKLSARKPRVDMERNDKQYCGINLRTGDLMVADRIDREEHCGEKPSCVLRFDMLLENPLELHRLSLQVQDVNDNAPIFPNDVVRLEIRESAVKGAKYRLNAAHDADIGTNSVQSYILQQNANFVFYIQTTNSVSEYGELILDKELDREEQQDLKLLLTAVDGGSPPRSGTVVIHIIVLDANDNAPVFTQAVYTSSVKEDAALKTPVITVSASDADEGVNGEITYQFSRMSDKSRNIFSLNDKTGEIFVMGEIDYEEGSTHDVFVEAKDGYGLSTVTKVVIDINDVNDNAPVINLKSLSNPVPENVSPGTEVGIINVQDRDSEKNGQVRCSLQQNIPFKLVPSIKNYYSLVTTGQLDRELVSEYNITISATDEGSPPLSSSKSLLLSVADINDNPPVFEEQSYSAYVSENNKAGSTLCSVSARDPDWRQNGTVIYSLLAAEVNGAPMSSYVSVNGDTGVIHAVRSFDYENLRSFKVHVMARDNGSPPLSSNVSVSVFISDVNDNSPQILYPSPEGNSFMTELVPKAAHGGSVVSKVIAVDADSGQNAWLSYHIVKSTDPGLFTIGLYSGEIRTQRDISESDSMKQNLIVAVKDNGQPPLSATCSLYLLISDNLAEVPELKDITYDENNSKLTSYLIIALVSVSTFFLTFIIIVLGVRFCHRRKPRLLFDGAVAIPSAYLPPNYADVDGTGTLRSTYNYDAYLTTGSRTSDFKFVSSYNDNTLPADQTLRKSPSDFVDDLHDSFDPLEVGPFCDFMTMPE; encoded by the coding sequence ATGGCGCACACACGGCGCATTGTTCAGAGCTGTAGCTTCATCTTTTTCTTTGTTCTGCTCGATTGTGCACACGGAGACCTGAGCTATTCTGTACAAGAGGAGCTGAAACGTGGATCTATCATTGGAAATATCGCCAAGGATCTCGGATTGGAGGTGGGGAAACTGTCTGCTCGCAAGCCTCGTGTCGACATGGAAAGAAATGACAAACAGTATTGCGGAATAAACCTCCGGACAGGAGATTTAATGGTTGCTGACAGGATCGACCGAGAGGAGCATTGCGGTGAAAAACCTTCCTGTGTTCTAAGATTCGATATGCTGCTGGAGAATCCTTTGGAACTACACAGGTTGTCTCTGCAAGTGCAGGACGTGAATGACAACGCACCGATTTTCCCTAATGATGTTGTGAGGCTGGAAATTCGTGAGTCAGCTGTCAAAGGAGCTAAATATCGCCTTAATGCAGCACATGATGCAGATATCGGCACAAATTCTGTCCAAAGCTACATTTTACAACAAAATGCTAATTTTGTGTTCTATATTCAGACAACTAATTCTGTCAGTGAATATGGTGAGCTTATTTTAGATAAGGAATTAGACAGAGAAGAACAGCAGGATTTAAAATTACTCCTTACAGCAGTGGATGGTGGTTCTCCTCCCAGATCTGGTACAGTAGTCATACATATCATTGTACTTGATGCTAATGACAATGCCCCAGTTTTTACTCAGGCTGTTTATACATCATCTGTCAAAGAAGACGCCGCACTTAAAACACCAGTTATTACTGTGAGTGCATCAGATGCAGACGAGGGTGTAAATGGCGAAATAACATACCAGTTCAGCAGAATGTCTGATAAGTCACGaaatattttttctctaaatgataaAACCGGAGAAATATTCGTTATGGGCGAGATTGATTATGAAGAGGGATCAACGCATGACGTGTTTGTTGAAGCTAAAGATGGTTATGGACTTTCTACTGTGACAAAAGTAGTAATTGATATAAATGATGTAAATGACAATGCTCCTGTGATCAATTTGAAGTCACTGTCTAATCCAGTACCAGAGAATGTGTCACCTGGTACAGAGGTGGGCATCATTAATGTTCAGGACAGAGACTCTGAGAAGAACGGACAGGTCCGCTGTTCCCTTCAACAAAATATCCCCTTTAAGTTAGTTCCTTCTATTAAAAACTATTATTCTCTGGTGACTACTGGACAACTGGACCGTGAACTAGTGTCTGAGTACAACATTACAATCAGTGCCACTGACGAGGGCTCTCCTCCTCTGTCCTCCTCGAAAAGTCTCCTTTTATCTGTAGCAGACATCAACGACAACCCACCTGTGTTTGAGGAACAGTCCTACAGCGCATATGTGAGTGAAAATAACAAAGCTGGATCCACTTTATGTTCCGTTAGTGCTCGAGACCCCGACTGGAGACAGAACGGTACCGTGATTTATTCTCTGTTAGCTGCTGAGGTGAACGGTGCCCCAATGTCCTCCTATGTATCTGTTAATGGAGACACAGGTGTGATCCACGCTGTAAGATCGTTTGATTATGAAAATCTGAGGAGTTTTAAAGTCCACGTCATGGCCAGAGACAACGGTTCCCCTCCGTTGAGCAGCAACGTGAGCGTCAGTGTCTTCATATCGGATGTGAATGACAACTCTCCTCAGATACTGTACCCCTCCCCAGAGGGTAACTCCTTCATGACAGAGCTGGTCCCCAAAGCTGCACACGGAGGCTCTGTGGTGTCCAAAGTGATAGCGGTGGATGCAGACTCCGGACAGAACGCCTGGCTGTCCTATCATATAGTCAAGTCCACTGATCCGGGACTTTTCACCATTGGTCTCTACAGTGGAGAGATCAGGACCCAGCGGGACATTTCTGAATCTGACAGCATGAAACAGAACCTGATTGTGGCAGTGAAAGATAACGGACAGCCCCCTCTCTCTGCCACCTGCTCcttgtatttacttatttctgATAACTTGGCTGAGGTGCCAGAACTGAAGGACATTACTTATGATGAGAATAATTCCAAACTGACGTCTTATCTGATCATCGCGCTGGTGTCTGTGTCCACTTTCTTTCTGACCTTCATCATCATCGTCCTGGGTGTGAGGTTTTGTCACAGGAGAAAGCCCAGACTGTTGTTTGATGGAGCAGTTGCCATCCCCAGCGCGTATCTGCCTCCTAATTACGCAGATGTTGACGGCACAGGAACTTTACGCAGCACCTACAACTATGACGCCTACTTGACAACAGGTTCTAGAACCAGTGACTTTAAGTTTGTGTCTTCTTACAATGACAACACGCTGCCTGCTGACCAGACCCTGAGGAAAAGTCCTTCTGACTTTGTTGATGATCTTCATGATTCATTTGACCCTTTGGAGGTAGGACCCTTTTGCGATTTTATGACAATGCCTGAATAA